The genome window CGAAATATTATAccatattttatataattgaaCGCAAACTCTATATAAGCTCTGCGCACAGTCCCAAACGCCTTTACATTACAGTCAAGTTACTGGGTACAATTCAAAGTTCTGCAACAACACCGACCATGACCTGTATGTAATGACGTCCATGAGCCATCCAGCACACGACAttcctcctacacacacatacacctttAATCTTCTGAGCTACACACCCGAAGAAGGTGACGTCACACACAGGTACAGGGCTGTAGCTACACTGACGTGTCTACAGTATTTCTTCTGGgaatttgtgttgttttagcaAACGGAGCTGCAGCTTAAATTCTATAATTGAAACTGGTATATAATAGTGGATTCTTTAAAGGTGGGTCCCAATGTGTTTTAGACTTAGCATGTTTAACTTTGACCTGTTTAGAAACAGAGAATAAATCAAGGGTTTCAGTATCTCCCTACAACAATGTTATTCTTGGCAGCACTGTGTATTAGGACAGAGGTCAGACCAGTCTCATGCCAGAAGACAATTTAGACCATCAATGCCataagtgaacattttaaaaagtgaaattagAATTACACAGGTGAACACATATAATTAATCCTTTTAATATACTGTTTTTGATCTATGGTCAAAATTGTGTTCAGGAAAAAAATGTCCACCTAAAGAAAAGGTTTATTTCTCaaatttaaagtaaataaataaaacatgagcaTTCAGTCACGTCTGAATGTCGACTTATGATAGTTACAGTATTGTCTCCAACTGTTCTAGGTTCCCAGAAGTTAGAGATAAAGGTTAATTGCTCATTTGATTTAGATACATTTGGACATTGGCCGTTGCCTCGTGGAAAGCTTGCATGTGGCTTACATAACATTTAGCAGAATGATGAACTAACTTGCAAATATGGCCTGACAATTAGGCGTATAACTGATGAGTTAGTCATAGGAAATAGTAACCACCCTGAGGTCACTGGTATTTGGGGAATTACATGTTACTAATTTGAATTTATGAACTCCTCTCTCTAATCCCCCACAGTTCCTCCCTCCTAATGCCATTCCATTACAGACATATTTTAAATGCTTCAAATATCTGTTACGTGTTAGTTTGTTATCcatgaaaaacaacagcactttattgtccttttttttaagCGTATCTTCCAGTGTCTGCTTAAAATCATACTTACCAATTGGCTTTTTGTTTAGCACATTAGATAGAAAGCAACTCCCTAGCATTATGAAGTTAAGAAAATCACCCTGCATTGTCCTTTGTGCAGCGACGGAGtgaaaacataattcaaatatGTCTGCACATCTGAAATGGagaatggactgcatttatgtCGCGCCTTTCTAGTCTTTCTCGACCACTCAAAGCACCTTACAACAAACAATCAATCTCAATCCATCCAATGTATTGTTTCTACGTTAAATTGAGGTGTAAAACCCTGCGGCAGTATACATTTAAGGCACATCTTATTCCTGCTGTGAGACAGGGTAGCAGTGGGCTTGAATGATAAAATTGCGTTGTCAAGGTAACAAGTTGTTCTGAAGACTGCAAATATGTCGTACAGGGGATGCTCCTATGAAATATTTCAACCTGCAGCCTCGGTAGCACTGAACTACACAAGCTCTGCATTTCACTCCCTCTAAGTCAAGCAGGTAACTGCAGATGTAATATGGTTTGCATTCATAATTCAGAGACATTTAATAGCCAGTCTATCTTCATCAATGTTATTGAAATTATTCACTGCAAATCTCATTTGTAAAACCAAATCGTAGCTGTCGGAAACCTTGGGGTGGCAATGTGATTTCTTCCAAATGATGAATGAGGAAAAAGGTGGGGACTGCTGGAGAATAGAGATACACAGTGGCACCCTTTAACATGGCTCCTGATGTAACCATGGATACCTCTATTTCATGGATGGAGTAATTTTAGCTGGAGTGGGATCTGAAGGACAGACATCACTGTTTCTGCACTGCACATCATATATTATCATCTTAAATCATCACGTTACACTCCAGATATATTGAAACACAGCAGTAAACAGCAGTCTTGACAATGAAGTCGATAGTTTTGCAGATTATATGCCAGCAGGTGAAGAACATTCAATTTGAGGACAGTTGCTGAGTTGAGGTCAGGGAGAAAAACTGAATCATAATCATGATCAATATCATAGCTGTAACTGTCCTCAGATTATTTGGGATTCCACATGAGGCTTTGAGAGGCAGAAACAAGAGAgatgttttaaaatatgcaaaaatattattggatatgttGTTCATGGACATGTTGCTGTGGTATTTATGAATTATAGTTCTGTTTGTGTTGAGAGTGGAAGATAGTAGCCTAGTACTGAGGCTTACCAgttgaggagagaagaagagaagtgtCTGCATTGTCAATGAAACAATGATAGCGCTGGCCACGAGGGATTAAGACCAGATGTAGCTATgataaaaacagagcagcaatAAGACAAACTCAGACACGTCTCGAAGTCAAGAAACAACTCAAAGTGTCAGATTCAGAACACTCACCAGAtaaattcccttttttttttgttgcaattgTTGTCGTGATTTTATGAGGGAAAAAAGTGAATATAAACAAATGGGATACTTTCTTTTAGCAATGTTAGGAGGTAGACATTTCCACATGACTCCAAAGGTTATAAGCACATATTTGTTgttgagtggtgtgtgtgtggaggatccTTTTGTAaactgatgaaaaaaaaaatgttaatccTATTTGAACCCTGTCATGATTAAAATGGCATTTTTGGATGCAAATCTCCATTTTACTatgtgaaaaaatacaaaaccagACAGACAGGGCTTTATAAGCCTGACTACAATGCAGCCGTGCAGTGGTTCACATCAGCCATGGCTTTATTGAGCTAATGGCAGACAGAtctacatttatgtaaattaaCTAAATTATTTGTACCAATTTTTTTGCTGAACGCCGAATACAGTAGAGTATCTGTTTTAATACAGTAATGTGCTTTGCTATAACAAAGCTCTGTCTAACGCTCTCTTACTCCACCTGCTGTTTCTGTCCTCCAGCTCTTCAACCCATGTTCAGGTCCAATCCCATGTTGAGCCAGTTAAACCTGAGGGGGGTGCTGTTCTATGCTGTCCTGGCCTGTGTGGGGCTGTGCCAGGGAAGGCAGATGATTAAAGTCGACATTTGATCTTTATGCcaacatttaaattattcatattCAACCATGTATGACATGTGTGTATGATTTTTTGActtcttttaaagttttttttgcaTGTATGTGCTTCTATTAGTGGATCAACAGCCGAGGAATGACGGGAAACAGAGATgggaaaatgacaaacaaagcTCCCCTGTCGGACTCGAACCAGGGACTGCTTTGTTTATATAGCACTTAAAGCGCTTTGAGCACTTTACAACAGAAGCCAACATTCAccgaatcacacacacaaattcataTGCACCTTCTCATCAGTGGTGATAAACATTTACTCACTCACACATCGGATGGGGTCCAGTATCTTGCCCatggacacttcgacatgtagGCTGTAGGGGCCAGGAATTGAACCACAAACTTCCGATCGGTGGTGATGACAGCTATATGTCCGGAGCCACAGCTTCACCGCAGGCCAAGGCCCCAGTACATCAGAATGAATGAAATGTAAGATGTGGCCATTGTATCTGTGAATACCTAAGGCTCTTCTCCATcagcagaaacagaagcagTTTTTCTTGATATGAGTAAATCAGTGCTTATATGATCCAATTATCAGAGAATAGGattttgtcaaaataaatgaaaacacaactttCTCTCCATTCTTATTAAACTGTGTTTAATTATTCAATGTGTTGTGctatcatttttaaacatgccCCACATCCATTAGCAAATCCCTCCAGTTCGTCTATGAAATTGTTTAACTtccattaaaatataattgttcAAAGAAATCGTTCATTTATTAATATGGCAAAGTAAAACCGCGGGGTTGTATAGCAGGAAGCTCCAGTGGGCCTCAGCTGTCACTATAATGCAGTTGTTCTCAGACCATGATGGGGCTCTCCAGCTACACGAAGGTCCCAGTCAGTTTCCTATTCTAGCATTCTTCAATGGTTAGCCATGGAGTGAGAGAATGACGACCATCCTGATCAGAGGGTCCGGCTCACTCTCTGTTAGAAACCTGTAGTCGAGACAGACAATAAAAATCACATCTGAATACCTGAGATCCAACTATTATAAAACCAGGGGGACAGCATATTTAAATCTATAATAATTTGTAGGCTACATACAGAAAACATATTACTTAATTATTAAGATAAGTTTAGGTATTctgtttaatgtttatgtttattggatagaaaaaacatttgttccCCTTTGTGTGCCATAAAACGCCCTcaaatacatgtatgtgtggAAGTCCAAGTTAAAATTAACCTGCAGAGGTGAATCTGTTTTGAAATAGATAACCTCTATAatttttacagtgttttttaGGGCTAAAATATTTTACTATGACTCTTCCGTGTGTTTAAAACCTATTTGTACAGGAAACATACAATCTTAGTAATTTCCCCAGTTCACCACCGCAGTGAAGCCAGCCTCCACTTCGAAAGAGACAAACTAGTCCCCACGTTGTTTTGCGGTTCGTAGGCATTACGGTAAGAGCGTGGAAGAAGtggcttcaaaataaaataaaagctagATTCCGGTGAATGTGATGGGCAATTTAACATTCATTcaataagtcagtcagtcagtcaataacacatataataatacaaataatagtaataataaaataaaatgaataaatgataaatgcaaCTATTAATAAGTACAAATAATAACTACTGCCTGCATACTGTACTTCAGAGAAACATTGAATTCCTTTTGTGTGAATAATAACTCaaacttaataataaaaaatatcaataaCCAATATGACCagacactatatatacacacaccgtATAATAATTCAAGTATATCCAGAGACGGTTTACCAATCAGTTTATTTACTGAAACTCGAAGTAAAGACGGAAACAACTGTGAGACATCCTCTCGCAGACCAGCTCCTCTCTGGCGTGTCAGTTCGTGTCGACGGATCCTCCTGACAGCTGAGTTTAGTTAGAACTACAGAGTGCTGTTTCCTTACGGTAACGTTAAATATAAACGTCGAGTTTTACcgtttacattaatgtgttattAGATAATTGGTCATCACAGTCATTTCAAGTGTTGCTGTTAACGTAGCTACCTTTAAGTTAGCTtaatgttagcttagctaacGCGTAAattagctagcattagcatctTTACGATCTTTACAGGCAGTCGTCAGTACGGATACAAGAGGTTGCACGGTTTACCATTAGACAATGCTTTAATGGCGGTTGGGTCGCATGCATAAACTAACCTGACATAATGCTAACTTTCTAGAGTAATGTTAATATACTTTAATCTTCTGCTGGGTTAGAGCACGTTAACGTACCCACTTTTAGCAGTAAGTTAGTACTGAAGTGGGACATTTAGTTACCAGCTAGTGGGATTGTTAAAGTCTgaatataaagtttattataaACCTTTTAAAACTGATGCATTGTTCTCATTCTGGGTGCGGCATTGAATGTTTTCCATAACAGGAAACCTTTTAAGAGGGGGTAACTTTAGTGGGCGTGCCACTAATTACTTTCTGCTCGAAGAAAACACCGGACATGCTGTCGCTTGTTGGGGAACAAGCTCAACCAGTTCTGGGGTTCAACCTGTGCATTTTTGTAATGGTCGACATTAACattatattttctgtgtatATTATGCTTTCTTGGTATGCCTTCTACTCCTGCTTTCTGAGCCATTATGTgtaataattagattttaattACGCATAGATACATTCATAAAATCATGACCCACAGTGTTGAAGTCATTAGTCAAGGAGTGACTTAATTCTGGACAGTGTGGTGCAAATCCTTCACCTAATTCATGTTTCATTTTGCATTCACAGTTGACTGAAGATGTTTTTTGCCAAACAATTTATCAGTGGCATCATTGATGTTGTCAGGTGAGAATATACACAAAGTCTAACCTGTAAAAGCCAAAAAGAGATGGTTTGTAGCTTCACTTGTCTCCTAACTTTTTGATCCTGTCTTTTTAGCAACATCGACCCAGCCCAGTTTGTCCCTTCTGAACCTGTGAGTGACAGTCATTACATTACCAGCTGTATCTAGCCATCACTGTTCTGCTAACTCTGCATTCTAATGTTAGCTGTGACTCTGCCCCGCAGCCTCCACCACGCAGGCCGGCTGTATATGCAGAGCAGCATGAGAGCGATGAGGAGAAACAGTTCCGCAGAGTCTTTCAGCAACTCGCTGGAGATGTGAGTCCTTTTACGTCTTCATGGACTTCTCTTTGAATTTCTGTTTTCTGCAGTAACCACActatctatatacagtatattctaaTCCATTAAAACGAGAAGAACATCAAAGTCTGTGTCTGTACAGGTTTCTGCTGACTTTGTGATATTCacaatgttaaatatttgtcaCATAGGACATGGAAGTGAGCCCGTCTGAGCTGATGAACATCCTAAACAGAATCATTTCAAAGCGTAAGACGTGTGTCATATTTAGAGTATCTCTTACACATCCCTTTGTGTATTTCTTGTAGTTCTTTGTGGTGTGCTCTGTTGTGTGATCCAGTCATTTACAAtagttacacattttatttttctgagaTTTACAGAATGGTGAATAcctgtttttcttgtgtttcaGATGGAGACCTGCAGACTGATGGTTTCAGCATTGAGTCTTGTAGGAGCATGGTGGCAGTCATGGATGTATCCTTTCTCTCACTGTAGGCTTTATGTGTTGTGCAATCCAGCTGTCTATACGAAATTGACATTAATGGCAAAGTAAAAATGAGGGATACACTGATTCCGATTTCTTAAGTTTGTCCTGCCGATTTTTCTTTCTAAGAACTATAATTGAAAGGCTATACAAAGTGAAATGTTGGCTCACCAGACTCCATCACACCCACAGCTCATTAAGACTGTGGGTGTCATGATTTGTTCATCAAAAGAGATTTTCACAATTGGGCCCAGCCCAATACATACAGTTAGGGTTCATAGCTCTGTAATGTAAGATGGAAAGTTTATTAATAATCCATATTAGTTGCAAATAAAACTGAGTAAAGATAGCTATATGGGATTAAGTgatccattttattttgtagagtaaACCTCAACTGCAATGCTGACAGTTAACGTTCATTCCCTGCTGTGTATTCTACACCACATGAATGAGGAAGGCACGTAAAGACCCACCTTGGGCAAATACAGTGTGTCCACAAGTAATGCAACAGTTTGTCTAAGCTGGAGCCACAGAAGAAAATCTTGTCTGTTGTCCTTAATGCTAGTTCAGAGTGACAGCACGGGAAAACTGGGCTTTCATGAATTCAAACACCTCTGGAACAACGTAAAGAAATGGCAGGCAAGTACAGCAGGTGCATTTTATTTGTACCGTGGTCAGTATTAAATGATCTCCAGTAGAAGTAAACGCAGAAGAAACTTGAAATGTATTCAGTATCAGCTGTTCATTGAAAAGAAggatttttatttgaatgattgATTAACTGCCCTGTTTGACATGCATCTGTAAGCAGTGTTTACTGAAGGGCACACATTATTAATATGGAACAAATCATTACCTGTCCATTGCATCTTGGTAACCTACGTCAGTAATGTGGCACATGTATGTGTTGCTTGTTGAATTGAGCCTACCAGTACAAGACAAACACCcattcccttttttaaatgtaaaataaaagcaacataaaataaataacatttgtattcattctgaaaataatgattttaaaGGAATTTCTCATATAGTTGTTACACCCACACAGGAGATGGAGTGGTCTTCCACCAATTTGGTCGACATGTAGAAGTGTcgttgggcaagatactgaaccccaattTGCTGCTGATGGCTtagccaacggtgtgtgtgaatgtatatctcctgatgagcaggtggcaccttgtatggtatgaatctgtatgaatgggtgaaCGCTGACTTGTGTCGTGAAAGAGTGGTCGCAAAGACTAAAAGCGGTGTATTTATCATTCATATGTTTAGGTTGTTGGAGAGTAGAATAAACTATTTTTGTGAATCGGCTTACTATGAAACGTTCATGgtttaaatgctttaaatacTTGTTATTGTTTAGGGAGTTTACAAATCCCATGACGCAGATGGCTCCGGTGTCATTGGTGCAGATGAGTTGCCCACTGCTTTCAAAGCTGCTGGTGAGTTTTTCCTTTCAAATTTCCTCTattgttgtttaaatgtttgcacaGTTACTGAAAACTGGCAGGAAAAACAAGACGTTATCAATAACCGTAAAGGGAGCCACATGTACAGCAATAGTCATGGAAGCATTAAGAACTTACAAAAGGGCTTTTGATTAACCATCAACAGTCATGTGGCTGtgcttatttattttggatAGTTGTTTCATAAGACAGAAACCTATGTACATGCACCCTTTGTCCAAAAGCTATTTAATAGTACAGTGTTTTCACCTGTTCATCTCTTCCTCAGGATTCCCCCTCAACGACCAGCTGTTCAACATGATCATTCGCAGATACAGTGATGAAAAGGGGAACATGGATTTTGACAACTACATTGGCTGCCTTGTTCGGCTGGATGCCATGTGCCGTAAGTTTGAAAGAGCCGTCCTAAAATAGATggctttatttgttttgcagctttATCTGTGGGATAAGAATGATTGACTCATAAACTGAAGGTGTTGTAGGCTTAACGAGTGTTTTGATTCAGGTGCCTTCAAAACCCTGGATAAGGATAACAACGGGACGATCAAAGTCAATGTTCAGGAGGTAAACTaatctgttttacatttcagagggtTTGACTGCAATCttgatttttaaaagcatttgatTGAGTTGATGGTAAACATTCACTGTTAAAGCTGCTCTTGTGTCTTTTCAGTGGCTTCAGTTGACCATGTACTCTTGAGTCCAGACGACGTCTCTCCTGCTTGTTATAAGGAACCACTTTGTTTGTCTACACAGTACAACATATTTTCTCAACCATCCCCACACTTTCCTGCTATTCAGAAAATCCCCTGCGTGTGGAGGTTTCTTTTGAATGTTAATGCAATGCAAGGGTTATGGGATTGTTCACTGCTACATTATACTTGCAAGAcagaatttatattttattagtaACCCAGAAAAAGCACAAACCAGCACTCAGTGAAATTACCATAGCTGAGGATCAGAACATGATTCAGGTGCATAAAGATGATAGTATGTTGAATTGGTGTCATTTAGTTTGCTTATTTAGCATTTGCTTCTGATCTTCCTCATGCCCGAGAGAAGGCAGGCCAACATCAAGATGTTTTACACGGTGACATTTGTGAAAGCAGCAAGCTCCTGTTCATATATGGCTGGGATTAGTTTCAAAAAGATTGTATGTTGGAGGGATCTGTTATGCCgcgtttccactgcatggtgcggattgactttcttttttggttttccattatgaaaagttgtggatagtacctggtGCTTTTTAAGTCCCACCTCAGCCGAGGTTCGATACAAAGAGGTGATGTTAAAACACTGCTGACTACTGATTGGTCTGAGAGAATCGTCACTAGCATGTCacaggacatcctgcacaaaccgggcgtttttaaatagaaaactaCCACAATAGGGATCGCTGTAATTCTTTCCCTTAACCCAGATTTTAAAAGTGACAGCCGGCAAAACTACAGCGTACACCACAAAGTGCAGacattcctctgtttggttgctGATGAAAGTATTcagcagtggaaaacaaaaaggagaaaagcacctggtaccaaaagtgagtgGAGCCATACTATGCGGTGGAAACGCAGCTTTAGAAGGCTCTGTGTAGATAGCCTACCTCACTGTATTTGGATTGAAGAGAGGTTAACAGTGTAAAGCTGTGGCTAAGTTGGCGAAGTTTTTTGGTTTGAATGGCCACCCACATAGTTGTTTCCATCTTTGCCGAGTGTTATCCCTTTAAGAAAGGTGTTGGCTGTATAGAGTGCTTGATTGGcacctccatctctctgctgtTCCATCTTTAGCAGTCATATTACTACATGAGGTTTAGTGACTTCTGAGTAATTTCTCAAAAaagctcccccctcccccacacacacttcaaccGTTGCTCGGTACTGTGCTAATACAGAAGTTATTGCTGATAACATGTCCACAGCATTGCATAAGCAAAGCATCCACCCTCCAGTTCCCCCTCAGGTTGACACTGTTAATTCTATCAGCACGGTTTCCGTTGTTTGTGCAAGTGGCCATCGCCATGTTGGGAACAGGATTGTCGGGGAAATGGTCAGTCAGTCTGTACAAACCTACGGCGCTCAGAGAAGGTAAACGGGTATAAGTGCACCACGTCTTTGCAGAGACTCATTTAAAAGGTTAGAACACTAATGTCAATCATCAGAAGACAAGACAACCATGTATAAAATATCTAGACCGCTTTGTAACGTTAAACATGTAGCGTTTGTTAGACCACAGTCATATTCATTATCTTTATGAAACCAGCCCCAAGCCCACTGACAGGAGATTCTTGTGCCTAAACAACAGTTTGATACAAAATGAAACACCATTTTGTTTACAActtaaagaaaagtaaagtagaTGTGTGTATTATAGTACTCTTGCACTGCAGCATATTGCATGCCAATTAGGGTTTGATGATTTGTACACCATTATTTTGCATCAGAATTGCACTGTTACTGTAAATGCATAGTGTGCTGGAGTCCAAATGCTTTGTCCTGAAAGTAATGTACAACAACCCAAGAGACAATGTTTCGTTCGGGCAGGCTAATGTTTTGCCATTTAAAGTTTGATGCTGGTAATGCAACTTGGCCATAGAATTCTGTTTCAGCAAACTGATCATATTACCCATCACTGTATACTGCCTGCACAAGATCATGCCAACACAATTTGTAAATTGATAATATATAACATGCGTACGCCACTAATGCATGCAGCCAATGGCAAAGATGccaatattaaatgttttaaccaTGCAGTTATAGACGCATGGTTACTGAAAAGGATTGGTGAAATAAATACCTGTGCCATATTTGGAATAAAAACGGTATGTTAAATGAGTTTGTCTTATTCTTGGTGCACTATTAACAGTTGTGGGCTATTTTTAGTCATTAATGGAATATAATTTGGGCTGGGATCTGCTTCTGGACCAGCAGATTGTAAATGGCTATaatgaatgtaaaatgtttttgtgtgctCAAATTATAGAGTTACAGCCAATAGTTTGTTGTTTAAAGGGTTGTTTGGTGCTTCATAGTTATATCCATCCAGTCAACCTTAATGTCTCTCTTTCTGGCCTATGAAAGCCTTTTAGGATTCAAATCTGAAAGGCTTTCAAATTGAATgtctatatacatatttaatataaccTGGCAGATTGAGATACAATCATGCTAACTGTTGAGGCAATAAAGTGATAAATACCAAAGCCCTCTTAGTCAAgaagtgcgtgtgtgcgcgcgtgcgtgtttTGACTCGACAGCCTACGATACCAGAAAATAGGCGtgctccttcaaaataaaagcacggTGTTACAACGGGAAATATAACGGAGTAACGTAATTAGCGAATTCACTAGATTAAtcgttgttattgttataagtTACACGTGAAACCAATGCTTGAAGGACCTGTACTATTTCCATACTAATATCATTACGTTCGTCAACACATTTCTAGCCAGCTGCTTTAGTTAGCTAGCAAACTAACGTTAACCGGACATCTTTTGTGTAGCGTTAGCTGCATACTGGCTAGCTTGACAATAGCTATCTTGTCGATAGGGAAGTTTATCATTACGTTTCTGGACCAAATCCCAACTTCTTTGACTTTGGGGTATGTTCACCatctaattaaatatttttgccAGTAAGGTATTCCTCGTGAAGTGAAGTCACGTTAACCAAGCGTATTCCTTAGCCTTTTCTGACTCTACGTAGCATTAGCTAACGTTGTCTTGCTGCAAAGAGAGCTAACCcagtgtgtgctgttgtgtaatattatactaAAGCTAGCGAACTAAGTGCATGTTGCACCATATGCGGGAAATTAAATAGCTGTCACCTGTTACAAATAACCAGGGCAATGTGGGTATCAAGGTATATTATGAGTGTAACGTTAACGGCGAGTG of Cottoperca gobio chromosome 14, fCotGob3.1, whole genome shotgun sequence contains these proteins:
- the capns1a gene encoding calpain small subunit 1a, translating into MFFAKQFISGIIDVVSNIDPAQFVPSEPPPPRRPAVYAEQHESDEEKQFRRVFQQLAGDDMEVSPSELMNILNRIISKHGDLQTDGFSIESCRSMVAVMDSDSTGKLGFHEFKHLWNNVKKWQGVYKSHDADGSGVIGADELPTAFKAAGFPLNDQLFNMIIRRYSDEKGNMDFDNYIGCLVRLDAMCRAFKTLDKDNNGTIKVNVQEWLQLTMYS